The Roseococcus microcysteis genome contains a region encoding:
- a CDS encoding coiled-coil domain-containing protein: MTGSRKGAFALAACVTAFGWAAAPALAQGQGDYDGRWRFEMTCGPNLLSGQAGYVQRFEASLANGAFNHVRRIRGASGTQTDSWTGQVSGNRMEVTVASELGNARWSTRLAGDAASERRFDLSGGLFLADDRRARECNMTATQLRAAPGSLAATAPARAQAESRAALDAAQAQAEAARAEADALRTDLDMARFEGAAIRDELTRQAAALAEANQRATQAEQALAAARAETTQARQAATEASARAEATQRELATLRTQATERQQAATQAEQALAAARAETTQARQAATEATTRAEATQRELATLRTQATERQQAATQATQRATQAEQALATAQRELTAARAQATEQQQAAAQATQRAAQAEQALATARNELEQARRNAQPAQPAQPAQPAQPAPPAQPRQ; the protein is encoded by the coding sequence ATGACGGGATCGAGGAAGGGCGCATTCGCGCTCGCGGCATGTGTCACGGCCTTCGGCTGGGCGGCGGCGCCCGCGCTGGCGCAAGGCCAGGGCGACTATGACGGGCGTTGGCGCTTCGAGATGACCTGCGGGCCCAACCTGCTGTCCGGCCAGGCGGGCTATGTGCAGCGCTTCGAGGCCAGCCTGGCCAACGGCGCCTTCAACCATGTGCGGCGCATCCGCGGCGCCTCCGGCACGCAGACCGACAGCTGGACGGGCCAGGTTTCCGGCAACCGCATGGAAGTGACGGTGGCCAGCGAACTCGGCAATGCGCGCTGGAGCACGCGCCTGGCCGGCGATGCCGCTTCCGAACGCCGCTTCGACCTGTCGGGCGGCCTCTTCCTGGCCGATGACCGCCGGGCACGCGAATGCAACATGACCGCGACGCAGCTTCGCGCCGCGCCGGGCAGCCTGGCCGCCACCGCCCCGGCCCGCGCGCAGGCCGAGTCGCGCGCGGCGCTGGACGCCGCCCAGGCCCAGGCCGAAGCCGCCCGCGCCGAGGCCGATGCGCTTCGCACCGACCTCGACATGGCGCGCTTCGAGGGCGCGGCCATCCGCGATGAGCTGACGCGTCAGGCCGCCGCCCTGGCCGAGGCCAACCAGCGCGCCACCCAGGCCGAGCAGGCCCTCGCCGCCGCCCGCGCCGAGACCACGCAGGCCCGCCAGGCCGCCACCGAGGCCAGCGCCCGCGCCGAGGCCACCCAGCGTGAGCTGGCCACCCTCCGCACCCAGGCGACGGAGCGCCAGCAGGCCGCCACCCAGGCCGAGCAGGCACTCGCCGCGGCCCGCGCCGAGACGACGCAGGCCCGTCAGGCCGCCACCGAAGCCACCACCCGCGCCGAGGCCACCCAGCGCGAGCTGGCCACCCTCCGCACCCAGGCGACGGAGCGGCAGCAGGCCGCCACCCAGGCGACCCAGCGCGCCACCCAGGCCGAACAGGCCCTCGCCACCGCCCAGCGCGAGCTGACGGCCGCCCGCGCCCAGGCCACGGAACAGCAGCAGGCCGCCGCGCAGGCCACGCAGCGCGCCGCCCAGGCCGAGCAGGCGCTGGCCACGGCCCGCAACGAGCTGGAACAGGCCCGCCGCAACGCCCAGCCGGCCCAGCCCGCGCAACCGGCCCAGCCGGCGCAACCCGCGCCGCCGGCCCAGCCCCGCCAGTAA
- the fdxA gene encoding ferredoxin FdxA translates to MTYVVTENCIKCKYMDCVEVCPVDCFYVGENMLVIHPDECIDCGVCEPECPAEAILPDSDDKATAWVEINRNFAQSWPNITRKGEAPEDADEWKDKPGKKELLSPNPGKP, encoded by the coding sequence GTGACCTATGTCGTCACCGAGAATTGCATCAAGTGCAAGTACATGGACTGCGTGGAAGTCTGTCCGGTGGACTGCTTCTATGTCGGCGAGAACATGCTGGTGATCCATCCGGACGAATGCATTGATTGCGGCGTCTGCGAACCGGAATGCCCGGCCGAGGCCATCCTGCCCGACAGCGACGACAAGGCGACGGCCTGGGTCGAGATCAACCGCAACTTCGCGCAATCCTGGCCAAACATCACCCGCAAGGGCGAGGCGCCGGAAGACGCGGATGAGTGGAAGGACAAGCCCGGCAAGAAGGAACTGCTGAGCCCCAATCCGGGCAAGCCGTAG
- a CDS encoding RNA-binding S4 domain-containing protein: MAEGGAPFLRLDTWLWHARLAKTKGECARLIEGGGFRLNRQPVTKAHARIRQGDVLTYLWREEVRVWRVLALGERRGPPAEARTLYEDVAQAEQ, from the coding sequence ATGGCCGAAGGTGGCGCGCCCTTCCTGCGGCTCGACACCTGGCTCTGGCATGCGCGGCTGGCCAAGACCAAGGGGGAATGCGCCCGGCTGATCGAGGGGGGCGGCTTCCGCCTCAACCGCCAGCCGGTGACCAAGGCCCATGCGCGCATCCGCCAGGGCGATGTGCTGACCTATCTCTGGCGGGAGGAGGTGCGGGTCTGGCGCGTCCTGGCGCTGGGCGAAAGGCGCGGCCCGCCGGCCGAGGCCCGCACCCTCTACGAGGATGTCGCGCAAGCGGAACAATGA
- a CDS encoding helicase-related protein — MAHMFDPRVKAILGPTNTGKTHLAMERLLAHASGIIGFPLRLLARENYDRMVAAKGEKHVALITGEEKIIPPEAKWFACTVEAMPLDRRAEFLAVDEIQLCADPDRGHIFTDRLLHARGLVETMFMGAETIRPLLQRLVPQVEIETRPRLSQLTHTGPAKLTKLPPRSAVVAFSAAEVYAIAEAIRRRRGGCAVVMGRLSPRTRNAQVKMYQDREVDFLVATDAIGMGLNMDVDHVAFANLQKFDGHAPRMLTPQEAAQIAGRAGRGMRDGSFGVTGECPPLPEEMIEKIENHNFEPLQALAWRNSNLDFTSLDGLLDSLGAPPPQPGLTKGNDATDHITLNHLAREAEIRRLASSRTRIALLWETCQVPDFRKLADDSHTRLCARIFTHLVEDGALPSDWIASQIAACRNIEGDLDTLMARLSHIRVWAYVAARADWVRDAAAQQEAARAAEDLVSDALHERLTARFVDRRAAHLIRRLDDTAEDVLSAVNRQGEVVVEGHKVGRIQGFDFIPEQGEGGEEEKKLVLRAARRALAQEMPRRLAALEVAKPEAFALTPEHRVTWDGAEIARLKMGSEPGKPLIEVNASEYLDGAQRERVRVKLAAFIEGVLAKDLAALTTVETKAAEDNTLRGPAFQLRETLGLKPGDTRNNIGQEVRAKLKAIGIRAGRFALYVPEALKPRPMGLRAQLWALSHDIPTPPLPAPGLVSIPADGVMALQWPPGFAEIMGWVPAGPVLVRLDVAERVAAELGYLTRRAPAPLPPETLGRFGIRGEMLGPVLAGLGFRLIESVPLEEGVEGPPAPTMVAWARPERPPRREGNRGRPDQRGRGPRRDGAPAGEGAPAAEGEAPRPARQRREFPKGPRGPRPEGGEAPRPEGQRPEGQRPEGQRQDGPRGDRRPDRPRHEGQRHDGPRKDGPRPDRPRRDGPRATGTAARAAPRRGPSSRTAPPPRPRTAPSPPC, encoded by the coding sequence ATGGCTCACATGTTCGATCCCCGCGTGAAAGCGATCCTCGGCCCCACCAACACGGGCAAGACGCATCTGGCCATGGAGCGTCTGCTTGCCCACGCCTCGGGCATCATCGGCTTCCCGCTGCGCCTGCTGGCGCGCGAGAACTATGACCGCATGGTGGCCGCCAAGGGCGAGAAGCACGTCGCCCTCATCACCGGCGAGGAAAAGATCATCCCGCCCGAGGCCAAGTGGTTCGCCTGCACGGTGGAGGCCATGCCGCTGGACCGCCGCGCGGAATTCCTGGCGGTGGACGAGATCCAGCTCTGCGCCGACCCGGACCGCGGGCACATCTTCACCGACCGGCTGCTGCACGCGCGCGGCCTGGTGGAAACCATGTTCATGGGCGCGGAGACCATCCGCCCCCTGCTGCAACGCCTCGTCCCGCAGGTGGAGATCGAGACGCGGCCGCGCCTGTCGCAGCTGACCCACACCGGACCCGCGAAGCTGACCAAGCTGCCGCCGCGCAGCGCCGTCGTCGCCTTCAGCGCAGCCGAGGTCTATGCCATCGCGGAGGCCATCCGCCGCCGGCGCGGCGGCTGCGCCGTGGTGATGGGCCGCCTGTCCCCGCGCACCCGCAACGCCCAGGTCAAGATGTACCAGGACCGCGAGGTGGACTTCCTGGTGGCGACGGACGCCATCGGCATGGGGCTGAACATGGATGTGGACCATGTGGCCTTCGCCAATCTGCAAAAGTTCGACGGCCACGCGCCCCGGATGCTGACGCCGCAGGAGGCCGCGCAGATCGCCGGCCGCGCGGGCCGCGGCATGCGCGACGGCAGCTTCGGCGTGACGGGCGAATGCCCGCCGCTGCCGGAGGAGATGATCGAGAAGATCGAGAACCACAATTTCGAGCCGTTGCAGGCGCTGGCCTGGCGCAACAGCAATCTCGACTTCACCAGCCTGGACGGGCTGCTGGACAGCCTGGGCGCCCCCCCGCCCCAGCCCGGCCTGACCAAGGGCAACGACGCGACCGACCACATCACGCTGAACCATCTGGCGCGTGAGGCCGAGATTCGTCGCCTCGCCTCCTCCCGCACGCGCATCGCGCTGCTGTGGGAGACCTGCCAGGTGCCCGATTTCCGCAAGCTGGCGGATGACAGCCACACGCGCCTCTGCGCCCGCATCTTCACCCATCTGGTGGAGGATGGCGCGCTGCCGTCGGACTGGATCGCGTCGCAGATCGCCGCCTGCCGCAACATCGAGGGCGACCTCGACACGCTGATGGCCCGCCTCTCGCACATCCGCGTCTGGGCCTATGTCGCCGCCCGCGCCGACTGGGTGCGCGACGCCGCCGCCCAGCAGGAGGCCGCCCGCGCCGCCGAGGACCTGGTCAGCGACGCCCTGCACGAGCGCCTGACCGCCCGCTTCGTGGACCGCCGCGCCGCCCACCTGATCCGCCGCCTGGACGACACGGCCGAGGACGTGCTCAGCGCCGTCAACCGCCAGGGCGAGGTGGTGGTGGAAGGCCACAAGGTCGGCCGCATCCAGGGCTTCGACTTCATCCCCGAACAAGGCGAGGGGGGCGAGGAGGAGAAGAAGCTCGTCCTCCGCGCCGCCCGCCGCGCGCTGGCGCAGGAGATGCCGCGCCGCCTGGCCGCGCTGGAAGTGGCCAAGCCCGAGGCCTTCGCCCTGACCCCCGAGCACCGCGTCACCTGGGACGGCGCCGAGATCGCGCGCCTCAAGATGGGCAGCGAGCCGGGCAAGCCGCTGATCGAGGTGAACGCCTCCGAATACCTGGACGGCGCGCAGCGGGAGCGGGTGCGGGTCAAGCTCGCGGCCTTCATCGAGGGCGTGCTGGCCAAGGACCTCGCGGCGCTGACCACGGTGGAGACCAAGGCCGCCGAGGACAACACGCTGCGCGGCCCCGCCTTCCAGCTGCGCGAGACGCTGGGCCTCAAGCCCGGCGACACGCGGAACAACATCGGGCAGGAGGTGCGGGCCAAGCTCAAGGCCATCGGCATCCGTGCCGGGCGCTTCGCCCTCTATGTGCCGGAGGCGCTGAAGCCGCGCCCCATGGGGCTGCGCGCGCAGCTCTGGGCGCTGAGCCATGACATCCCGACGCCGCCGCTGCCCGCGCCGGGCCTCGTCTCTATTCCGGCGGATGGCGTGATGGCGTTGCAATGGCCGCCCGGCTTCGCCGAGATCATGGGCTGGGTGCCGGCCGGCCCGGTGCTGGTGCGCCTGGATGTGGCGGAGCGCGTGGCCGCCGAACTCGGCTACCTGACGCGCCGCGCCCCCGCCCCCCTGCCGCCCGAGACTTTGGGTCGCTTCGGCATCCGCGGCGAGATGCTTGGCCCCGTATTGGCGGGCTTGGGTTTCCGCCTGATCGAGAGCGTGCCGCTGGAGGAAGGGGTGGAAGGCCCGCCCGCGCCCACCATGGTCGCCTGGGCGCGGCCCGAGCGCCCGCCCCGGCGCGAGGGCAACCGTGGCCGCCCGGACCAGCGCGGCCGCGGCCCGCGCCGCGACGGTGCGCCGGCCGGCGAGGGCGCCCCCGCCGCCGAGGGCGAGGCCCCGCGCCCCGCCCGCCAGCGCCGCGAATTCCCCAAGGGTCCGCGCGGCCCGCGCCCCGAGGGTGGCGAAGCGCCCCGCCCCGAGGGCCAGCGTCCCGAAGGCCAACGCCCAGAGGGGCAAAGGCAGGACGGCCCGCGCGGCGACCGCCGCCCCGACCGGCCCCGCCACGAAGGCCAGCGCCATGACGGCCCCCGGAAGGACGGCCCGCGCCCCGACCGCCCCCGCCGCGACGGCCCCCGCGCGACCGGGACCGCGGCCCGGGCGGCCCCGAGACGCGGACCTTCTTCGAGGACCGCCCCGCCGCCAAGGCCGAGGACAGCCCCTTCGCCGCCCTGCTGA
- a CDS encoding TIGR04086 family membrane protein produces the protein MPPGILGRATELARFITSQLGELAARTDNTAAGERRLLREIAEIGLADEHPAPQQGLSLFAATFNAPYVTPLGDDDIVVKVPRTAGPEQLDFQFRLTAAMRLVRKLHTPRPPRGPRPWEWLASLPARLHRALAPGAPTESPARDQDPGAAEADAVRAESLRVVRDQILRAGRIAFPDHGDTREPRVDLAGRLLDQALTDAADDHGPAARRAYLADLAEAYIITALCFAIAAFLFFLFWDLVFGFGERYTRPLHMTVSFFSISIASLFLGAWLSAAERLRARNVVTLESIFAETFDTWVRAAILLGLGMLVILLLHKGVVIVSFGTSDGSLSTSKVLANLPAAVLVGALLGISERLLPEVLFSRSRELVGKLGPGAPPAAGGANTGAGSENPPPSGGARTADGKGNGAPAGKPQPREGREQGAGKEEGKKAERPSDQGGGPRAPAQPPGPAPNRPGETGG, from the coding sequence ATGCCGCCCGGCATCCTCGGGCGCGCGACGGAGCTGGCGCGCTTCATCACGTCGCAGCTCGGTGAACTCGCGGCGCGCACCGACAACACCGCCGCCGGGGAACGCAGGCTGCTGCGTGAGATCGCCGAGATCGGGCTGGCGGACGAGCACCCGGCACCCCAGCAAGGCCTCTCACTCTTCGCCGCGACCTTCAACGCGCCTTATGTGACGCCTCTGGGCGACGACGACATCGTCGTGAAGGTGCCGCGGACCGCCGGGCCGGAGCAGCTTGATTTCCAGTTCCGGCTCACCGCCGCGATGCGTCTGGTCCGCAAGCTGCACACGCCACGGCCTCCGCGGGGCCCGCGCCCCTGGGAGTGGCTGGCCAGCCTCCCAGCGAGGCTGCATCGCGCGCTGGCGCCCGGCGCCCCGACGGAAAGCCCGGCCCGGGACCAGGACCCTGGCGCGGCCGAGGCGGATGCCGTGCGCGCCGAGAGCCTGCGCGTGGTGCGCGACCAGATCCTGCGCGCGGGCCGCATCGCCTTTCCGGACCATGGTGACACACGCGAACCGCGCGTGGACCTGGCCGGGCGCCTCCTGGACCAGGCGTTGACGGATGCGGCCGACGACCATGGTCCGGCCGCCCGCCGTGCCTATCTGGCCGATCTCGCCGAGGCCTACATCATCACCGCGCTCTGCTTCGCCATTGCCGCCTTTCTGTTCTTCCTGTTCTGGGATTTGGTCTTCGGGTTTGGCGAGAGGTACACGCGGCCGCTGCACATGACCGTCTCCTTCTTTTCCATCTCCATCGCATCCCTGTTCCTGGGCGCCTGGCTTTCGGCCGCCGAGCGGTTGCGTGCGCGGAATGTCGTGACCCTGGAGAGCATTTTCGCCGAGACCTTCGACACCTGGGTTCGGGCGGCGATCCTGCTGGGGCTGGGCATGCTCGTCATCCTGCTGTTGCACAAGGGCGTCGTGATCGTGTCCTTCGGCACGTCGGATGGCAGCCTCTCCACGTCGAAGGTGCTCGCCAACCTCCCCGCGGCCGTGCTGGTGGGCGCGCTGCTCGGCATCAGCGAGCGCCTGTTGCCCGAGGTGCTGTTCTCCCGCTCGCGCGAATTGGTGGGCAAGCTCGGGCCTGGGGCGCCGCCCGCCGCTGGCGGAGCGAACACCGGGGCCGGGTCGGAAAATCCACCCCCCTCCGGCGGCGCGCGGACCGCGGATGGCAAGGGCAATGGCGCGCCGGCGGGCAAGCCCCAACCGCGGGAGGGGCGGGAACAGGGCGCCGGCAAGGAGGAAGGCAAGAAGGCCGAGCGGCCATCGGATCAGGGCGGCGGTCCCCGCGCCCCGGCACAACCGCCCGGCCCCGCCCCGAACCGCCCCGGCGAGACGGGCGGCTGA
- a CDS encoding MFS transporter — protein sequence MLKGRAPTGQLKVAAPRRFALLFGAQFLGFGAMLPFLPAILTDGGLTPEQIGTVLAAGAMVRLVAGPLSGRLADQVADMRRLLALTCLLAALAAVGFGLLAGFVLLLAVQILHSAAAAPIIPLSDSQAAGAVRAGGFDYARVRAWGSITFILGAVAAGQATEWAGPRAVAWILAGAMVLTALSALALPPPGPRRAGPRGGLWAPLREPLFRRVLLVSALIQASHAAYYGFSTLHWQAMGLSAGFIGVLWGVGVVAEVLLFLRGGRIVDLLGLRALVAIAAGAGVLRWGLTALTADPIALLLLQTLHAATFGVMHLAAMRAMIRLPAELMGRAQSLLAAGVSATMGLVMWLSGQVFAALGGLVFMAMAAMCAAALLAVVTWRRD from the coding sequence ATGCTGAAGGGGCGGGCGCCAACAGGTCAATTAAAAGTTGCTGCCCCCAGGCGCTTCGCGCTCCTTTTCGGCGCCCAGTTCCTGGGCTTTGGCGCCATGCTGCCCTTCCTGCCGGCCATCCTGACGGATGGCGGGCTGACGCCGGAGCAGATCGGCACCGTGCTGGCGGCGGGAGCCATGGTGCGGCTGGTGGCCGGCCCGCTCTCGGGGCGGCTGGCGGACCAGGTGGCGGATATGCGCCGCCTGCTGGCGCTGACCTGCCTGCTGGCGGCGCTGGCGGCGGTGGGGTTCGGGCTGTTGGCCGGCTTCGTGCTGCTGCTGGCGGTGCAGATCCTGCACAGCGCGGCGGCCGCGCCCATCATTCCCCTCTCGGACAGCCAGGCGGCCGGGGCGGTGCGGGCGGGGGGCTTCGACTATGCGCGGGTGCGGGCCTGGGGTTCCATCACCTTCATCCTGGGCGCGGTGGCGGCGGGGCAGGCGACGGAATGGGCCGGGCCACGCGCGGTGGCCTGGATTCTGGCCGGCGCGATGGTGCTGACGGCGCTCTCCGCCCTCGCCCTGCCGCCGCCGGGGCCGCGGCGGGCGGGGCCCCGCGGCGGGCTCTGGGCGCCGCTGCGTGAACCCCTGTTCCGGCGCGTGCTGCTGGTCTCGGCCCTGATCCAGGCGAGCCACGCGGCCTATTACGGCTTCTCGACGTTGCATTGGCAGGCCATGGGGCTTTCGGCGGGCTTCATCGGGGTGCTGTGGGGCGTGGGCGTGGTGGCGGAGGTGCTGCTGTTCCTGCGCGGCGGCCGCATCGTGGACCTTCTGGGGCTGCGCGCCCTGGTGGCCATCGCCGCCGGGGCGGGGGTGCTGCGCTGGGGGCTGACGGCGCTGACGGCCGACCCCATCGCCCTGCTGCTGCTGCAAACCCTGCACGCCGCCACCTTCGGCGTGATGCACCTGGCCGCCATGCGCGCCATGATCCGCCTGCCGGCGGAGTTGATGGGCCGCGCGCAGAGTCTGCTCGCCGCGGGGGTCAGCGCCACCATGGGGCTGGTCATGTGGCTGTCCGGGCAGGTTTTCGCGGCGCTGGGCGGCCTGGTTTTCATGGCCATGGCGGCGATGTGCGCCGCCGCGCTGCTGGCGGTGGTGACATGGCGGCGGGATTGA
- a CDS encoding replicative DNA helicase — MNNIPPRGSAPQDAGGFGMGVRLPPANLEAEQALLGALLANNKAYERVAEFLEPAHFADAVHGRIYAAIARRVENGQLADAVTLRNVFEHSGELAEVGGPAYLAQLLSAMVGIVNAGEYGRLIHDCWLRRELVDLGEQVVNRAFGTDPDEDLPGKDQIEAAEQRLFELATEKATEGGAISFERAMAHAIETANAAMQRGGGVSGLPSGLRDFDAKTGGLHPSDLLVLAGRPGMGKTALATKIAFGAAKAVLAETTGAKVPAVVIFSLEMSADQLANRLLSEASRIPGDRIRRGEISQREFDNFVAVSRELATLPIMIDDTPAITLSALRTRCRRIARTRGLKMVVVDYLQLMRPSVGTRPESRVLEISMITQGLKAIAKELAVPVMALSQLSRAVEQREDKRPMLSDLRESGSIEQDADAVMFVYRDDYYLKQREPKIAAFPDEGKFQQAMERWQADMERAHNRADLILAKQRHGPTGTIPLFFEPEFTRFGDLDTVHAPQYGD; from the coding sequence ATGAACAATATTCCTCCGCGTGGATCAGCGCCCCAAGACGCGGGCGGCTTCGGCATGGGTGTCCGCCTGCCCCCGGCCAACCTGGAGGCCGAGCAGGCGCTGCTGGGCGCTCTGCTGGCCAACAACAAGGCCTATGAGCGCGTCGCGGAATTCCTGGAGCCCGCGCATTTCGCCGACGCCGTGCATGGCCGCATCTACGCCGCCATCGCCAGGCGCGTGGAGAACGGGCAGCTGGCCGATGCGGTGACGCTGCGCAATGTCTTCGAGCATTCGGGCGAACTGGCGGAGGTGGGTGGCCCGGCCTACCTGGCGCAGCTGCTCTCGGCCATGGTCGGCATCGTCAACGCGGGCGAATATGGCCGGCTGATCCATGATTGCTGGCTGCGGCGCGAACTCGTGGACCTGGGCGAACAGGTGGTGAACCGCGCCTTCGGCACCGACCCCGACGAGGACCTCCCCGGCAAGGACCAGATCGAGGCCGCGGAACAGCGCCTCTTCGAACTCGCCACCGAGAAGGCGACCGAAGGCGGCGCCATCAGCTTCGAACGCGCCATGGCGCACGCGATCGAGACCGCCAACGCCGCCATGCAGCGCGGTGGCGGCGTCTCGGGCCTGCCGAGCGGCCTGCGGGACTTCGACGCCAAGACGGGTGGGCTCCACCCTTCGGATTTGCTGGTGCTGGCGGGACGCCCCGGCATGGGCAAGACCGCGCTGGCCACCAAGATCGCCTTCGGCGCGGCCAAGGCGGTGCTGGCCGAGACGACAGGCGCCAAGGTGCCGGCCGTCGTCATCTTCTCGCTGGAAATGAGCGCGGACCAGCTGGCCAACCGCCTTCTCTCCGAAGCGAGCCGCATCCCCGGCGACCGCATCCGCCGCGGCGAGATCAGCCAGCGGGAGTTCGACAATTTCGTCGCGGTCAGCCGGGAGCTGGCCACGCTGCCCATCATGATCGACGACACGCCGGCCATCACGCTCTCGGCGCTGCGGACGCGCTGCCGGCGCATCGCGCGCACGCGGGGGCTGAAGATGGTGGTGGTGGACTATCTCCAGCTCATGCGGCCTTCCGTGGGCACGCGGCCGGAATCGCGCGTGCTGGAAATCTCCATGATCACCCAGGGGCTGAAGGCCATCGCGAAGGAGCTGGCGGTGCCGGTCATGGCGCTTTCCCAGCTCTCGCGCGCGGTGGAGCAGCGCGAGGACAAGCGGCCCATGCTGTCGGACCTCCGTGAATCCGGCTCGATCGAGCAGGACGCGGATGCCGTGATGTTCGTCTATCGCGACGACTACTACCTGAAGCAGCGCGAGCCCAAGATCGCGGCCTTCCCGGATGAGGGGAAGTTCCAGCAGGCCATGGAACGCTGGCAGGCCGACATGGAACGCGCCCACAACCGCGCCGACCTCATCCTGGCCAAGCAGCGCCACGGGCCCACCGGCACCATCCCGCTCTTCTTCGAGCCGGAATTCACCCGCTTCGGGGACCTCGACACGGTGCATGCGCCGCAATACGGGGACTGA
- the alr gene encoding alanine racemase has product MEQGLLTVELGAVVRNWRRLCERHAPGAVAAVVKADGYGLGAVPVAQALHAAGCAHFFVAHPAEGEAVRDAIGPGPMVAVLNGFAPGAHPRLTPVLNSLADLRAHAGGEGLLHLDTGMSRLGLDASELDALAADPTPLAAVRLRYVMTHLACADEASHPLNGLQAQRFATACARLPTLPRSLANSSGLFLGAQFVSDLARPGCALYGINPIPGQPNPMEAVVRLEVPILQLRDIPAGATVGYGAGWTAPRPTRIATVALGYADGWLRAQSGQGFGLLHGRRAPLVGRVSMDLTTYDVTDIPAARVGETVEVLGPAQDADAVAALAGTIGYEVLTSLGARYARRYLPA; this is encoded by the coding sequence ATGGAACAAGGCCTGCTGACGGTGGAACTCGGCGCGGTGGTGCGGAACTGGCGCCGCCTGTGCGAACGCCACGCCCCCGGCGCCGTCGCCGCCGTGGTGAAGGCCGATGGCTATGGGCTGGGCGCCGTGCCCGTGGCCCAGGCCCTGCACGCCGCCGGCTGCGCGCATTTCTTCGTGGCCCACCCCGCCGAGGGCGAGGCGGTGCGCGATGCCATCGGCCCTGGCCCCATGGTGGCGGTGCTGAACGGCTTCGCCCCCGGCGCCCATCCGCGCCTCACGCCCGTGCTGAACAGCCTGGCCGACCTGCGCGCCCATGCGGGCGGGGAAGGCCTGTTGCACTTGGATACAGGCATGTCGCGCCTCGGCCTCGATGCGTCGGAGCTGGACGCGCTGGCCGCCGACCCCACGCCGCTGGCCGCTGTCCGCCTGCGCTATGTCATGACGCACCTGGCCTGCGCGGACGAAGCCTCCCATCCTCTCAATGGGTTGCAGGCCCAGCGCTTCGCCACCGCCTGCGCCCGGCTGCCGACCCTGCCCCGCAGCCTGGCCAATTCCTCCGGCCTCTTCCTGGGGGCGCAATTCGTCAGCGACCTGGCACGGCCGGGTTGCGCCCTCTATGGCATCAACCCTATCCCTGGGCAGCCGAACCCCATGGAAGCCGTTGTTCGGCTGGAGGTACCCATCTTGCAGCTGCGCGACATCCCCGCGGGGGCCACGGTGGGCTATGGCGCCGGCTGGACGGCCCCGCGCCCCACCCGCATCGCCACCGTGGCGCTCGGCTATGCCGATGGGTGGTTGCGCGCGCAGTCGGGCCAGGGCTTCGGGCTGCTGCATGGACGGCGCGCGCCGCTGGTGGGCCGCGTCTCCATGGACCTCACCACCTATGACGTGACCGATATCCCCGCGGCGCGCGTGGGCGAGACGGTCGAGGTGCTGGGCCCCGCGCAGGATGCCGATGCGGTGGCCGCACTCGCCGGCACCATCGGCTATGAGGTGCTGACCTCGCTTGGCGCGCGCTACGCACGGCGTTACCTGCCCGCATGA
- a CDS encoding MlaE family ABC transporter permease: MTAPLDIVAGLGRAVMGASAQVGALVLFAANALAQLFRPPYGPRQFLRHFVEIGYFSLPVVALTALFTGMVLALQTYTGFARFNAESAVASVVVLSVTRELGPVITGLIVAGRVGAAMAAEIGTMRVTDQIDALRTLSTEPMKYLVAPRLLAGTLAMPLLVLVADILGVMGGFLVATTKLGFAPQSYLTSSWDVLEVMDVGSGLIKAAVFGFLITLMGCWFGYQSQGGAQGVGKATTKAVVAASILILAFDYVLTEAFFSR, from the coding sequence ATGACCGCACCCCTCGACATCGTGGCCGGGCTCGGCCGCGCCGTGATGGGCGCCAGCGCGCAGGTGGGCGCGCTGGTGCTCTTCGCCGCCAACGCCCTGGCCCAGCTGTTCCGCCCGCCCTATGGGCCGCGGCAATTCCTGCGGCATTTCGTCGAGATCGGCTATTTCTCCCTGCCCGTGGTGGCGCTGACGGCGCTGTTCACCGGCATGGTGCTGGCGCTGCAGACCTACACCGGCTTCGCCCGCTTCAACGCGGAAAGTGCCGTGGCCTCGGTGGTCGTGCTCTCGGTCACGCGCGAATTGGGGCCTGTCATCACCGGGCTGATCGTGGCCGGGCGCGTGGGCGCGGCGATGGCGGCCGAGATCGGCACCATGCGCGTCACCGACCAGATCGACGCGCTGCGGACCCTCTCGACCGAGCCCATGAAATACCTGGTGGCCCCGCGCCTGCTGGCCGGCACGCTCGCCATGCCGCTGCTGGTGCTGGTGGCCGACATACTGGGCGTGATGGGCGGCTTCCTGGTCGCCACCACCAAGCTCGGCTTCGCGCCGCAAAGCTACCTGACCAGCAGCTGGGACGTGCTGGAGGTGATGGATGTGGGCAGCGGGCTGATCAAGGCCGCCGTCTTCGGCTTCCTCATCACGCTGATGGGGTGCTGGTTCGGCTACCAGAGCCAGGGCGGCGCGCAGGGCGTGGGCAAGGCGACCACCAAGGCGGTGGTGGCGGCCTCCATCCTGATCCTGGCCTTCGACTATGTGCTGACCGAGGCGTTCTTCTCCCGGTGA